The DNA segment ACACCAATCCAGAGGTTGCTTCCTTAGGCATGACAGAAAAAGCCGCCACCGAAGCAGGATTTGAAATTAAAGTGGGTAAATTCCCTTTCACCGCATCGGGAAAAGCAAGTGCTGCAGGAACAAAGGATGGATTCATCAAACTCATATTCGATGCTAAGTATGGTGAACTACTAGGTGCACACATGATTGGGGCTAACGTTACCGAAATGATTGCCGAATTGGTGGTGGCCAGAAACCTTGAAACTACCGGCCACGAGATAATTAAGAGCATTCACCCTCATCCAACCATGAGCGAAGCCATTATGGAGGCCGCAGCGGCAGCCTATGGCGAGGTAATTCACATGTAGTTTTGCGTCAAAATGGGAAACATTACCCTAAAAGCAAACGATAATTAACAAAACAGATGAAGGCCGGGCGATTGCTCGGCTTTTTTTCAATCTTCACGGCAAAGAGTAAATACACCGCAAACCCCTTCCGCATCTATGCTATGCCCAACAATGATACCCTGTTGGTTGATAATTCCTTCCCATTTGTCGAGGTTGTAGGTCATAGGTTCATCTGTTTTGAGCCACGAAATTGATATTGCCTTAAACTTTACCTCACTCCCTTTGTGCGTTCCCTTAATTTTCAACAGAATAGAGAAAGGGGAATCCCCCTCAATAGTCTCCGTAAACGCCAATTCCCCCTCAAGAAGCCCATTCGTATCCGTTAACTTCAAGCGACCGGAATCATAACCTACGCCAAAATCCTCAGAAAAAACCCATTCGCCTGACAAATTAGAACTCATTATGTGATTCATATGTTGAACAACTTGTAACTAATGAAATAACGACACGCGAAAAGCACTACCTTTAGGTTGACAAAAGAACACAATAATGACCAATTACGCATGCATGAAAACGCCAAAGTAAAGAAGTTTATCGCTACCGGCCAGCCCGAAAACGGCACAAACAGGCTGCAAGATATCAACAATAGCATGATCCACCTGGGAAAAAAAGATGTAATAGTTAGACTTTAGAATATTCCACATAGAGAAACCCTCTGCTTGGTAAATATCCATTTCCCATCGAATGCGCATCCAATCAAGGAGGCAACTATTCGATGGAAAAATTCTTTGTTTTAGTGGAGTCTGAAAAATGGAATTTCGAAAGACACAAATAAAAAAACTAAATTAGTTTTGCACCGCAATCGATTTAAAATTAGGAAAAAGAGATAAACAAACCGAACTTTGTATAATGGTTCGTGTTAATCAATACGTATTTAAAGAAACTTTTGACAGTTATGGAGAAATTAAAGAAGGCTTTAGAAAGCTATGGCATTACAGGAGTAAAAGAACTTTTTTATAACCCTAGTTACGATCTTCTTTTCAAGCACGAAACAGATCCAAAATTGGAAGGATATGAAAAGGGAATTGTAACAAATCTTGGAGCCGTAAATGTTGATACCGGGATTTTTACGGGTCGAAGCCCCAAAGATAAGTATATTGTGAAAGAGTCTTCCTCCGAAGCAAATGTGTGGTGGGCCGAACAAAATAAAAAGAGTTCCGACAACAAACCTCTTTCTGCGGAAAACTGGGATAGACTTAGAAATTTATCGGCCGAACAACTCTCGAACAAGGACCTTTACGTGGTTGACTGCTATTGCGGTGCCAACCCTGACACAAGATTAAAAGTGCGCTTCGTTTTGGAGGTAGCTTGGCAGGCACATTTTGTAAAGAACATGTTTATTCGGCCTACCGAAGAGGAGTTGAAAACCTTTGAAGCCGATTTTGTTTTCTTGAACGCATCAAAGACCACCAACCCCAACTGGAAAGAGATGGGGATGAATTCGGAAGTATATGTAGTATTCAATCTTGGCACAAAGATGGCCGTCATGGGCGGAACTTGGTATGGTGGCGAAAACAAGAAAGGTATTTTCTCTGTGATGAATTACTTCCTTCCACTAAAGGGAATTGCAGCCATGCACTGCTCTGCCAATGTGGGCAAGGCCGGTGATGTTGCTATTTTCTTCGGGCTTTCTGGAACCGGAAAAACCACCCTCTCTGCCGATCCACATCGAATGCTGATTGGAGACGACGAGCATGGCTGGGACGATAATGGAGTGTTTAACTTCGAAGGTGGTTGTTATGCAAAATGTATCGACCTCGACCCCAAAAAAGAGCCAGATATTTATGCCGCCATTCGCCGCAATGCCCTTTTGGAAAATTTAGACGTTGATGCCCAAGGAAACATTGACTTTTCCTCGAAAAAGAAAACCGAAAATACCCGCGTTTCCTATCCCATTTACCATATCGAGAATA comes from the Williamwhitmania taraxaci genome and includes:
- the pckA gene encoding phosphoenolpyruvate carboxykinase (ATP), whose translation is MEKLKKALESYGITGVKELFYNPSYDLLFKHETDPKLEGYEKGIVTNLGAVNVDTGIFTGRSPKDKYIVKESSSEANVWWAEQNKKSSDNKPLSAENWDRLRNLSAEQLSNKDLYVVDCYCGANPDTRLKVRFVLEVAWQAHFVKNMFIRPTEEELKTFEADFVFLNASKTTNPNWKEMGMNSEVYVVFNLGTKMAVMGGTWYGGENKKGIFSVMNYFLPLKGIAAMHCSANVGKAGDVAIFFGLSGTGKTTLSADPHRMLIGDDEHGWDDNGVFNFEGGCYAKCIDLDPKKEPDIYAAIRRNALLENLDVDAQGNIDFSSKKKTENTRVSYPIYHIENIVKPVSKAGHAKKVIFLTADSFGVLPPVSRLTPDQTQYHFLSGFTAKLAGTELGVTEPQPTFSSCFGQAFLLLHPTVYARELIKKMKLNGSQAYLVNTGWIGGKYGVGKRIDLPSTRAIINAILDGSIEDAEFVTLPIFNLQVPKTVKGVDSKMLNPRQAWANAAEYDETARNLAAKFIKNFDNFTDNDAGKKLIAAGPQL